The Acinetobacter pittii genome contains a region encoding:
- the rnfB gene encoding RnfABCDGE type electron transport complex subunit B — translation MNSSISLIREIDALLPQTQCGLCGHRDGCLPYAKSIAEGEEANKCVPGGQPVADALANLLNRPVLTAETSVWPVQADGRPQRMKAIIREDECIGCTKCISACPVDAIIGSGKLMHTILTDLCTGCELCIPPCPVDCIDLVEDTQALPNEQQRIAEQNDLRQRYYAHIQREEKRRTHRKGPVVRAEIDTQLFAQFSQALDEVPSIELIEKPKEVVPTDAKTTIELAKIRTQIKKLEKQLSVREDAKKRLQLEELQQQLMQVQEV, via the coding sequence ATGAATTCATCTATTTCTCTCATACGCGAGATTGATGCGTTATTACCACAGACTCAGTGTGGTTTATGTGGACATCGTGATGGATGTCTACCCTACGCAAAGTCGATTGCTGAAGGTGAAGAAGCAAATAAATGTGTTCCAGGTGGTCAGCCTGTAGCCGATGCACTTGCAAATCTATTAAATCGTCCTGTATTAACCGCTGAAACTAGCGTATGGCCTGTACAGGCCGATGGGCGTCCTCAGCGAATGAAAGCGATTATTCGGGAAGATGAATGTATTGGTTGCACCAAATGTATTAGTGCTTGCCCTGTAGATGCTATTATTGGAAGTGGTAAGCTCATGCACACCATCTTGACTGACTTATGTACGGGTTGTGAGCTATGTATTCCACCTTGTCCGGTAGATTGCATTGATTTGGTCGAAGACACGCAAGCATTACCAAATGAGCAACAGCGTATTGCTGAACAAAATGATTTAAGACAACGTTATTACGCTCACATTCAGCGCGAAGAAAAGCGTCGTACTCACCGTAAAGGGCCTGTAGTACGCGCTGAAATTGATACCCAACTGTTTGCCCAGTTCTCTCAGGCACTTGATGAAGTACCTTCAATTGAACTCATCGAGAAACCCAAAGAGGTTGTGCCAACTGATGCAAAAACTACAATTGAGTTAGCGAAAATTCGTACGCAAATTAAGAAACTGGAAAAACAGCTCAGTGTTCGTGAAGATGCTAAAAAGCGTCTTCAACTTGAAGAACTGCAACAGCAACTCATGCAAGTACAGGAGGTCTGA
- the ureJ gene encoding HupE/UreJ family protein encodes MDFMKKWSVALLSLLPALAMAHPGHDHAHSGFMAGFIHPFTGLDHLVMALGFGVLLWSAAKQWKIVGVIALSITLIIGFLVGAQGLVPVNMAEYGIVASLVITAIALWAKSNKVLPVAAALLASFHGMAHGVELAHAGHIVALVTGMVTGMALIYFGGLVLGIVLTRYVPYGKKIVGACAAVVAVIGLS; translated from the coding sequence ATGGACTTCATGAAAAAATGGAGTGTGGCACTCCTTTCATTATTGCCGGCTCTTGCAATGGCCCATCCGGGACATGACCATGCACATTCTGGTTTTATGGCAGGCTTTATTCATCCCTTTACTGGGTTAGACCATTTAGTCATGGCCTTGGGTTTCGGTGTCTTATTATGGTCAGCTGCTAAACAGTGGAAAATTGTTGGAGTTATTGCCTTAAGTATTACCTTAATTATAGGCTTTTTAGTAGGTGCTCAAGGTTTGGTACCAGTTAATATGGCTGAATACGGCATTGTTGCTTCTTTAGTTATTACAGCAATTGCCCTATGGGCAAAATCGAATAAGGTTTTACCTGTAGCGGCGGCATTACTTGCAAGCTTCCATGGTATGGCTCATGGGGTTGAGTTAGCACACGCAGGTCATATCGTTGCGTTAGTAACTGGTATGGTTACTGGTATGGCACTCATCTATTTTGGTGGATTGGTGTTGGGTATTGTGCTTACCCGATATGTGCCATATGGCAAAAAAATTGTTGGCGCCTGTGCAGCAGTTGTTGCAGTGATTGGCTTAAGCTAA
- the ureE gene encoding urease accessory protein UreE, whose amino-acid sequence MKIYTQRLEDISPDQAFETVELTFDTRQKSRFRAALASGVDIGADLPRTGILRSGSYIATQEGDVLRVDAKPERLMQVTAQTDFDLLKAAYHLGNRHVPLMLTPTALYFEPDHVLAEMVEGLGLTVSETDHPFEPESGAYAQHSHDHRLSPIKALHHVHS is encoded by the coding sequence ATGAAAATCTATACCCAACGTCTTGAAGATATTTCTCCTGATCAGGCATTTGAAACGGTTGAACTGACTTTTGATACCCGCCAAAAATCCCGCTTTCGAGCGGCTTTAGCGAGTGGCGTCGATATTGGTGCTGATTTACCGCGTACTGGCATTTTGCGTAGTGGCTCATATATTGCAACGCAAGAGGGTGATGTATTACGTGTCGATGCTAAGCCTGAGCGATTAATGCAAGTCACTGCTCAAACCGATTTTGATTTGCTTAAAGCTGCCTATCACTTAGGGAATAGACATGTACCATTAATGTTGACCCCTACAGCTTTGTATTTTGAGCCCGATCATGTGCTTGCAGAAATGGTGGAAGGGTTAGGGCTTACAGTTTCAGAAACTGATCATCCGTTTGAACCTGAAAGTGGTGCTTATGCGCAGCATAGTCATGATCATCGTTTAAGCCCAATCAAAGCTTTACATCATGTCCATTCATAG
- the gdhA gene encoding NADP-specific glutamate dehydrogenase: MMHLKMYCTNLIHYYAEDRALKYNNLNEFLNYVQARDPHQPEFLQAVEEVMTSLWPFIEKNPEYAEQGLLERLVEPERVIQFRVSWMDDQGQTQVNRAFRVQYNSAIGPFKGGMRFHPSVNLSILKFLGFEQTFKNSLTTLPMGGGKGGSDFDPKGKSDAEIMRFCQALIIELYRHLGPNTDIPAGDIGVGAREVGYMAGMMKKLSNDTACVFTGKGISFGGSLMRPEATGYGTVYFAEEMLKARGQSFAGKTVSVSGSGNVAQYAAEKAMFLGAKVVTLSDSNGTVYLKNGFTDDLLAEVMELKNVKRGRISEFASKHGFEYFEGKTPWHIPVDIALPCATQNELTGEDAKILISNGVICVAEGANMPSTLEAVEHFIEAKILYAPGKASNAGGVATSGLEMSQNAIRLGWTHAEVDERLHAIMKDIHANCVRYGTKEDGTVNYVDGANIAGFVKVADAMLAQGIF, from the coding sequence ATGATGCATTTAAAAATGTATTGCACCAATTTAATTCATTACTATGCTGAGGACCGTGCATTGAAATACAACAACCTGAATGAATTCCTGAATTACGTGCAAGCGCGTGATCCGCATCAACCTGAGTTCTTACAAGCTGTCGAAGAAGTTATGACGAGTTTGTGGCCATTTATTGAAAAAAATCCGGAATATGCAGAGCAGGGATTGCTAGAACGTTTGGTTGAACCTGAGCGTGTGATTCAATTCCGTGTTTCATGGATGGATGATCAAGGCCAGACTCAAGTTAACCGTGCTTTTCGCGTTCAATACAATTCAGCAATTGGTCCATTCAAAGGTGGAATGCGTTTCCATCCATCGGTCAATCTATCAATTTTAAAATTTTTAGGTTTTGAGCAGACTTTTAAAAACTCACTTACTACTTTACCAATGGGTGGGGGGAAAGGTGGTTCAGATTTTGATCCTAAAGGTAAATCTGATGCTGAAATTATGCGCTTCTGCCAGGCATTAATCATTGAGCTTTATCGCCATTTAGGACCCAATACGGATATTCCAGCTGGGGATATTGGCGTGGGGGCACGTGAAGTTGGTTATATGGCAGGCATGATGAAAAAGCTGAGTAACGACACCGCTTGTGTCTTTACCGGTAAAGGAATTTCATTCGGTGGTAGCTTAATGCGTCCTGAAGCAACTGGTTATGGTACGGTTTATTTTGCAGAAGAAATGCTAAAAGCCCGTGGACAATCTTTTGCTGGTAAAACTGTTTCTGTTTCAGGCTCTGGTAACGTCGCACAATATGCGGCAGAAAAGGCGATGTTCTTAGGAGCAAAAGTTGTTACCTTGTCGGACTCAAACGGTACAGTTTATTTAAAAAATGGTTTTACAGATGATTTGCTTGCTGAAGTAATGGAACTGAAAAACGTTAAACGTGGTCGTATTTCCGAGTTTGCTTCTAAACATGGTTTTGAATATTTTGAAGGAAAAACGCCTTGGCATATTCCTGTCGATATTGCTTTACCATGTGCTACGCAAAATGAATTAACAGGTGAGGACGCGAAAATACTTATTTCTAACGGTGTCATTTGTGTAGCTGAAGGCGCTAATATGCCATCTACACTTGAAGCAGTTGAACACTTTATCGAAGCTAAAATTTTGTATGCGCCAGGTAAAGCATCTAATGCGGGTGGGGTGGCAACTTCTGGTTTAGAAATGTCTCAAAATGCAATTCGTTTAGGCTGGACCCATGCTGAGGTCGATGAACGCTTACATGCAATCATGAAAGACATTCATGCCAACTGTGTAAGATATGGTACTAAAGAAGACGGCACTGTGAACTACGTAGACGGTGCCAATATTGCAGGTTTTGTAAAAGTTGCTGATGCAATGCTTGCTCAAGGTATTTTCTAA
- the ureF gene encoding urease accessory protein UreF has protein sequence MSIHSAAQLLQLLTLSSTALPVGAYCYSQGVETAIDIGLIHNESSAIAYFEEVLEMLLVRFELPVLRRLMQHHDDSEQFLVWANLYKASRESKELLAESQQLAFSLNAWIKDVLKKTVEVKKQFGFVPVYAQLCGRLELNDMDVLTAYTFTVLENQVLAAVKTVPLGQMAGQRILWHLHGLVPQAVEKALKLSDEQLSSALPRYAMLSMKHETQYSRLFRS, from the coding sequence ATGTCCATTCATAGTGCCGCGCAATTATTGCAATTACTGACACTGTCTTCTACGGCACTGCCAGTTGGAGCGTATTGTTATTCACAAGGTGTGGAAACAGCCATTGATATTGGCCTAATACATAACGAAAGCTCAGCAATTGCTTACTTTGAAGAAGTTCTTGAAATGCTGTTAGTACGGTTTGAGTTGCCCGTATTAAGGCGTCTTATGCAGCATCATGATGACTCAGAACAGTTTCTGGTATGGGCAAATTTGTATAAGGCCAGCAGAGAAAGTAAAGAACTGCTCGCTGAATCTCAGCAACTGGCATTTTCTTTAAATGCATGGATTAAAGATGTTTTAAAAAAAACGGTTGAGGTTAAAAAGCAGTTTGGTTTTGTGCCTGTCTATGCGCAGCTTTGCGGTCGACTCGAACTCAACGACATGGATGTACTTACGGCTTATACCTTTACAGTTTTAGAAAATCAGGTTTTAGCCGCAGTAAAAACTGTTCCTTTAGGACAAATGGCTGGGCAAAGAATTTTATGGCACTTGCATGGTTTAGTACCACAAGCAGTAGAGAAAGCTTTGAAGCTTAGTGATGAACAATTGAGCAGCGCTTTACCTCGTTATGCCATGCTGAGCATGAAACACGAAACACAATATTCACGGTTATTCAGATCTTAA
- the ureC gene encoding urease subunit alpha, translating to MKMSRRAYAEMFGPTVGDRIRLADTELFIEVEQDLTTYGEEVKFGGGKVIRDGMGQSQLLADEVADTVITNALIVDWWGIVKADVGLKNGRIWKIGKAGNPDIQPDITIPLGAATEVIAGEGQILTAGGIDTHIHWICPQQVETALMSGTTTMVGGGTGPAAGTSATTVTPGPWHIATMLQAIDDLPMNIGLLGKGNLSLPDPIREQIKAGVIGLKLHEDWGSTPAAIDNCLSVADEFDVQVAIHTDTLNEGGFLEETLAAFKDRTIHTYHTEGAGGGHAPDILKAIGQSNVLPSSTNPTRPYTINTIDEHLDMLMVCHHLDPAIAEDIAFAESRIRRETIAAEDILQDLGAIAMMSSDSQAMGRVGEVIIRTWQTAHKMKIQRGPLEGDNEFHDNNRVKRYIAKYTINPAITHGLSHEIGSIEVGKLADLVLWKPAFFGVKPSMIIKGGMIAAAPMGDINASIPTPQPVHYRPMFGAYPRGVHNTCITFLSQVAIDEKVAEKLNLKKLISPCKNTRQISKSDMKHNTYCPVMHVHPETYEVRADGELLTCEPADVLPMAQRYFLF from the coding sequence ATGAAAATGTCACGTCGTGCATATGCTGAAATGTTTGGTCCAACGGTTGGTGATCGTATTCGCTTGGCTGATACAGAGCTTTTTATTGAGGTTGAGCAAGACTTAACGACCTATGGTGAAGAAGTTAAGTTTGGTGGTGGCAAAGTCATTCGTGATGGAATGGGGCAATCTCAACTTTTAGCCGATGAAGTTGCCGACACTGTGATTACCAATGCTTTGATTGTGGACTGGTGGGGAATTGTAAAAGCTGATGTTGGCTTAAAAAATGGTCGAATTTGGAAAATAGGGAAAGCTGGAAATCCTGATATTCAACCGGACATTACTATTCCTTTAGGTGCTGCAACAGAAGTGATTGCGGGTGAAGGGCAAATTTTAACGGCAGGTGGGATTGATACTCACATTCACTGGATTTGCCCGCAGCAAGTTGAAACCGCGCTAATGTCGGGTACAACAACAATGGTGGGTGGTGGTACGGGGCCAGCGGCAGGTACTTCGGCAACGACAGTGACCCCAGGGCCTTGGCATATTGCGACCATGTTGCAGGCAATTGATGATTTGCCTATGAATATTGGACTGTTAGGCAAAGGTAATTTGAGTTTGCCAGACCCAATTCGAGAGCAAATTAAAGCTGGGGTAATTGGCTTAAAACTACACGAAGACTGGGGCTCAACACCAGCAGCCATTGATAACTGTTTGAGTGTAGCAGATGAGTTTGATGTGCAGGTCGCTATTCATACAGATACTTTAAATGAAGGTGGTTTTTTAGAAGAAACACTAGCAGCTTTTAAAGATCGTACCATTCATACGTACCATACCGAAGGTGCGGGTGGTGGGCATGCACCTGACATTTTAAAGGCAATTGGACAAAGTAATGTCTTGCCGTCCTCAACTAATCCAACACGTCCTTATACGATTAATACCATTGATGAGCATTTAGACATGCTCATGGTTTGCCACCATTTAGACCCAGCAATTGCTGAGGATATTGCATTTGCTGAAAGTCGTATTCGCCGTGAAACCATTGCCGCTGAAGATATTTTGCAAGATTTAGGTGCCATTGCCATGATGTCATCTGACTCTCAGGCGATGGGTCGTGTGGGTGAAGTAATTATACGTACTTGGCAAACTGCTCATAAAATGAAAATTCAACGTGGTCCTTTAGAGGGTGACAATGAGTTTCACGATAATAATCGCGTTAAACGCTACATTGCCAAATATACAATTAACCCAGCCATTACCCATGGTTTAAGTCATGAAATCGGTTCGATTGAAGTCGGTAAACTTGCTGATTTAGTGCTATGGAAGCCTGCTTTTTTTGGTGTAAAACCTTCCATGATTATTAAAGGTGGCATGATTGCAGCGGCACCAATGGGTGACATTAATGCTTCAATTCCGACACCTCAACCCGTGCATTATCGCCCAATGTTTGGTGCCTATCCGCGTGGTGTACATAACACCTGTATTACCTTTTTATCTCAAGTGGCAATTGATGAAAAAGTTGCTGAGAAGCTAAATCTTAAAAAGTTAATTAGCCCTTGTAAAAATACACGTCAGATTAGTAAAAGCGATATGAAACACAACACATATTGTCCAGTTATGCATGTTCATCCTGAAACTTATGAGGTGCGGGCTGATGGTGAATTATTAACGTGTGAACCTGCTGACGTGTTACCGATGGCACAGCGTTATTTCTTATTTTGA
- the mrdA gene encoding penicillin-binding protein 2: MKQHFPLKDIQQEKRIYRGRIFFAVGIVTICLLVLISRYAYLQIFHYDEFSTASDKNRIRLQPLPPARGYIYDRNGVLLADNYPVFTATLSKTDVEDVDSVIEQLQPILDLTQEDIDRFKSRIKTARKTERVAIKLNLTEANIAKFSEAKYKFPGVRIETQMTRYYPHGELFAHVIGYVGRINDKELKSIDKDLYAGTNLIGKIGVEKSYEDLLHGTPGYESVEADAHSNVLRHLGRKDPTRGNDLYLSLDYGLQVVASQQLAGRRGAIVAIDPRTGEILALVSSPSFNPNLFVTGISHTDYSSLRDNLDQPLYNRAVQGVYPPGSTIKPMEAMGGLHYGIVDWSTAISDPGYFHLPGDSHKFRDWKKSGHGIVNMHKAIIMSCDTYFYILAHQMGIDQMNQWMRQFGFGQKTGVDLPSESEGLYPSPEWKMRTRKAKWMKGETISVSIGQGAFTATPLQLAMATAITANHGSHVTPHVLRATHGAKPFTVRNAPDGKIKFNGTDEDWIQMRDAMIDVIQSGTGRGIRTPLYQIAGKTGTAQVKSIAQGKRYNEAALSERQLDHGLFVGFAPAEKPEIAIAVIWENGRHGGSAAQLARPVFDYWLLTRKKNPIRPANHQVNGGLMTAGIKPGELPSGGESSGPASATATTNKPAASTPQAAPARPATNEVDE, from the coding sequence ATGAAACAGCACTTTCCTTTAAAAGATATCCAGCAAGAAAAGCGCATTTATCGAGGTCGTATCTTTTTTGCCGTAGGGATCGTGACCATCTGTTTATTAGTCTTAATTAGCCGATACGCTTATCTACAAATTTTTCACTACGACGAATTCTCGACTGCATCTGACAAAAACCGAATTCGTTTGCAGCCCCTTCCACCTGCTCGTGGCTATATCTACGACAGAAACGGTGTATTACTAGCAGATAACTATCCTGTTTTTACAGCAACTTTAAGTAAAACAGATGTAGAAGATGTTGATAGTGTCATTGAGCAATTACAGCCTATTTTAGATTTAACGCAAGAAGATATTGACCGTTTTAAAAGCCGTATAAAAACTGCCCGTAAGACTGAACGTGTTGCAATTAAACTTAATTTAACGGAAGCCAATATTGCTAAGTTTAGTGAAGCCAAATATAAGTTTCCCGGTGTAAGAATCGAGACACAAATGACTCGCTATTATCCACACGGTGAGTTATTTGCTCATGTGATTGGTTATGTCGGGCGTATCAACGATAAAGAATTAAAAAGTATTGATAAAGACTTATATGCCGGGACCAACCTTATTGGAAAGATTGGCGTAGAGAAAAGCTATGAAGATTTACTGCATGGTACACCAGGTTATGAATCTGTTGAAGCAGATGCACATAGTAATGTATTACGTCATTTAGGTCGTAAAGACCCTACTCGCGGTAATGATCTCTATTTATCTTTAGATTACGGTTTACAAGTTGTCGCTTCTCAGCAGCTCGCAGGTCGTCGTGGAGCTATTGTCGCTATTGATCCTCGTACAGGTGAAATTCTAGCTTTAGTGTCTAGCCCAAGCTTCAACCCTAATTTGTTTGTGACAGGCATTAGTCATACTGACTACAGTTCACTCCGCGATAATTTAGACCAACCTCTTTATAACCGTGCTGTGCAGGGTGTATATCCCCCTGGTTCTACCATTAAACCAATGGAAGCAATGGGTGGCCTACACTACGGTATTGTAGACTGGTCAACGGCAATTTCTGACCCTGGTTATTTCCATCTACCAGGTGATTCACATAAGTTCCGTGACTGGAAAAAATCTGGTCATGGCATCGTGAACATGCATAAAGCCATCATTATGTCATGTGATACCTATTTTTATATTCTTGCCCATCAAATGGGTATTGATCAAATGAACCAATGGATGCGCCAATTTGGATTTGGTCAAAAAACAGGTGTCGATTTACCAAGTGAAAGTGAAGGCCTTTATCCAAGTCCTGAATGGAAAATGCGTACGCGTAAAGCGAAATGGATGAAGGGTGAAACTATTTCTGTCAGTATTGGTCAAGGCGCGTTTACAGCCACTCCATTACAGCTTGCGATGGCAACAGCAATTACGGCAAATCATGGTTCTCATGTAACGCCTCATGTTTTACGCGCAACGCATGGTGCAAAACCATTTACAGTACGTAATGCGCCTGATGGCAAAATCAAATTCAACGGCACTGATGAAGACTGGATTCAAATGCGTGATGCCATGATTGATGTAATTCAATCAGGTACTGGCCGCGGTATTCGTACTCCCCTCTACCAAATTGCAGGGAAAACAGGTACAGCACAGGTTAAGAGTATTGCACAGGGTAAACGCTATAACGAAGCAGCCTTGAGTGAACGTCAACTTGACCATGGTTTATTCGTTGGATTTGCCCCTGCTGAAAAACCTGAAATTGCGATTGCAGTCATTTGGGAAAATGGTCGTCATGGTGGTTCAGCTGCTCAACTTGCAAGACCTGTCTTTGATTACTGGCTATTAACGCGTAAGAAAAACCCGATTCGTCCAGCAAATCACCAAGTCAATGGCGGGTTAATGACAGCAGGTATTAAACCAGGTGAACTTCCAAGCGGCGGTGAAAGTTCTGGTCCAGCATCGGCTACAGCTACCACCAACAAACCAGCAGCATCAACACCGCAAGCTGCTCCTGCTCGCCCTGCTACCAATGAGGTCGATGAATAA
- the nth gene encoding endonuclease III — MAVKNMTKKQIQIFFERLREQRPSPQTELKYSSPFELLIAVMLSAQATDVSVNKATDKLYPVANTAEKIYNLGVDGLKEYIKTIGLYNAKAENVIKTCKILMEQFNGEVPSNRKDLEALPGVGRKTANVVLNTAFGQPTMAVDTHIFRVSNRTGLAVGKNVLEVEHRLVKVIPKEFIIDAHHWLILHGRYCCIARKPKCAECVVADVCNWPDRFEFGAQKQIAIKSIEA, encoded by the coding sequence ATGGCTGTCAAGAATATGACGAAAAAGCAGATTCAAATTTTCTTTGAACGTCTTCGCGAACAACGACCATCACCTCAAACCGAGTTAAAATATTCATCTCCATTTGAGCTACTTATTGCAGTTATGTTGTCAGCTCAAGCGACCGACGTAAGTGTTAATAAAGCAACTGATAAGCTCTACCCTGTGGCGAATACAGCCGAAAAAATCTATAACTTAGGCGTAGATGGGTTAAAGGAATATATCAAGACAATTGGTCTCTATAACGCAAAAGCCGAAAATGTCATTAAGACCTGCAAGATTTTAATGGAACAATTTAACGGCGAAGTTCCAAGCAACAGAAAAGACTTGGAAGCTTTACCGGGTGTCGGACGTAAAACTGCTAATGTTGTTTTAAATACGGCATTCGGACAACCAACTATGGCTGTCGATACCCATATTTTCCGAGTGAGTAATCGAACTGGCTTAGCCGTAGGTAAAAATGTTCTTGAGGTTGAGCACCGTTTAGTAAAGGTCATTCCTAAAGAATTTATTATAGATGCACACCACTGGCTGATATTACATGGTCGTTACTGTTGTATTGCCCGTAAACCTAAATGTGCGGAATGTGTTGTTGCAGATGTGTGTAACTGGCCTGATCGCTTTGAATTTGGCGCACAAAAGCAAATTGCCATTAAAAGTATTGAAGCTTAA
- the rsmD gene encoding 16S rRNA (guanine(966)-N(2))-methyltransferase RsmD yields MRNQLRIIGGEWKRRVLPFASIDGLRPTPDRVRETLFNWLMWDIQNAQVLDICTGSGALGFEALSRGAASVYMIEPDKTQARFLKDNIELLKAQNCHLINTTAQQALPRLKEQFDVVFLDPPYSLDLWQELSNLAELHIKKNGYIYVEADRDLSQLHLPATWQQIKTTKAGTVHAGLYQKVNE; encoded by the coding sequence ATGAGAAATCAACTACGTATAATTGGCGGCGAATGGAAAAGACGAGTACTGCCTTTCGCTAGCATTGATGGCTTACGCCCAACCCCAGATAGAGTACGCGAAACTCTATTTAACTGGCTCATGTGGGATATTCAAAATGCTCAAGTTCTCGACATCTGTACAGGCTCTGGTGCATTAGGTTTTGAGGCTCTGTCACGTGGTGCGGCATCTGTCTATATGATTGAGCCTGACAAAACTCAGGCACGATTTTTAAAAGATAATATTGAACTATTAAAAGCCCAAAACTGTCATCTAATTAATACAACGGCTCAACAAGCTCTACCCCGCTTAAAAGAACAGTTCGATGTGGTTTTTTTAGATCCACCTTATAGTCTTGATTTATGGCAAGAACTCTCGAACTTGGCGGAGCTTCATATTAAAAAAAATGGATATATTTATGTTGAAGCTGACCGAGATTTATCTCAGCTTCATCTTCCAGCAACATGGCAACAAATTAAAACCACTAAAGCGGGTACAGTTCACGCGGGGCTTTACCAGAAAGTAAACGAATAA
- the ureG gene encoding urease accessory protein UreG, with protein MTERSPLRVGIGGPVGSGKTALTLNLCLALRNKYNMAVVTNDIYTKEDSNFLTRNEAMSPDRIVGVETGGCPHTAIREDASINLAAIDDLCEKFEGLELIIIESGGDNLAATFSPELSDLTLYVIDVAGGEKIPRKGGPGITKSDLLIINKTDLAPMVGANLDVMDQDAKRMRGEKPFLFSNMKTQDGLEEIIQFIEKQGLFKA; from the coding sequence ATGACAGAACGTAGTCCATTACGAGTTGGAATTGGCGGACCAGTGGGTTCGGGTAAGACAGCACTTACACTTAATTTATGTTTAGCCTTACGTAATAAATACAATATGGCTGTGGTGACAAATGACATTTACACCAAAGAAGATTCAAACTTTTTAACCCGTAATGAAGCGATGTCGCCAGATCGTATTGTGGGTGTTGAAACAGGTGGTTGTCCGCATACAGCTATTCGTGAAGATGCTTCAATTAACTTGGCTGCAATTGATGATTTGTGTGAAAAATTCGAAGGCTTAGAACTTATTATCATTGAAAGTGGTGGTGATAATTTGGCAGCGACATTTAGCCCTGAACTTTCTGATCTAACTTTATATGTTATTGATGTGGCAGGTGGTGAAAAAATTCCTCGTAAAGGTGGGCCGGGTATTACCAAGTCAGATTTACTCATTATTAATAAAACTGACCTTGCGCCAATGGTAGGTGCAAACCTTGATGTAATGGACCAAGATGCGAAACGCATGCGCGGAGAAAAGCCATTCTTATTTTCAAACATGAAAACACAAGATGGTCTTGAAGAAATTATCCAATTTATTGAGAAACAAGGCCTGTTTAAAGCTTAA
- the ureB gene encoding urease subunit beta codes for MIPGQIITPDTDIELNVGRQTLKIVVANIGDRPIQVGSHFHFYEANDALQFDREIAKGFRLNIAAGTAIRFEPGQNREVELVALAGKREVYGFAGRVMGKLD; via the coding sequence ATGATCCCTGGTCAAATCATTACTCCAGATACAGACATTGAGCTGAATGTTGGGCGACAAACTTTAAAAATTGTAGTTGCCAACATTGGTGATCGGCCTATTCAGGTGGGTTCTCATTTTCATTTTTATGAAGCAAATGATGCATTACAGTTTGATCGTGAAATAGCTAAAGGCTTTCGATTAAATATCGCGGCGGGCACAGCGATACGTTTTGAACCGGGACAAAATCGAGAAGTAGAGCTTGTTGCTTTAGCGGGTAAGCGAGAAGTATATGGTTTTGCAGGCCGAGTCATGGGCAAGCTGGACTAG
- the adk gene encoding adenylate kinase — protein MRIILLGPPGAGKGTQAQLICKRYNVPQISTGDMLRAAIREGTELGLKAKSVMESGGLVSDELIIGLVKERIAQPDCANGCIFDGFPRTIPQAEALEKEGISIDHVIEIDVPDEEIVKRLSGRRQHPASGRVYHTVYNPPKVEGKDDETGEDLVQRPDDQEETIRKRLASYHTETEQLVGFYQGRAASGENAPTYDKLDGLRTIEDVQKDLFNILDK, from the coding sequence ATGCGCATTATTTTACTCGGACCACCTGGAGCAGGCAAAGGGACTCAGGCTCAGTTGATCTGTAAGCGCTACAATGTCCCACAAATTTCAACCGGTGATATGCTCCGTGCTGCGATTCGTGAAGGTACTGAATTAGGTCTAAAAGCTAAAAGTGTAATGGAATCTGGTGGTTTGGTTTCAGATGAACTTATTATCGGTTTAGTAAAAGAACGTATTGCTCAACCTGACTGTGCAAATGGCTGCATTTTCGATGGTTTCCCACGTACTATTCCACAAGCTGAAGCTCTGGAAAAAGAAGGGATTAGCATCGATCACGTGATTGAAATTGATGTTCCTGATGAAGAAATCGTAAAACGTCTTTCTGGTCGTCGTCAGCATCCAGCTTCTGGTCGTGTTTATCACACTGTATATAATCCACCTAAAGTGGAAGGTAAAGATGATGAAACTGGTGAAGACCTTGTTCAACGTCCAGATGACCAAGAAGAAACAATCCGTAAGCGTTTAGCGTCTTATCACACTGAAACAGAGCAATTGGTTGGTTTCTACCAAGGTCGTGCTGCTTCTGGTGAAAATGCTCCAACTTATGACAAGCTTGATGGCTTGCGTACAATTGAAGATGTACAAAAAGATTTGTTCAACATCTTAGACAAATAA